The sequence below is a genomic window from Streptomyces sudanensis.
GAGGTGTTCCTCCGGGACGCGGCCCCCGGCTGCGACCGGGCCCCGGCGGGCTCCGGCGGACCGCCGGCCCGGCGTCGGTGGCGCCCCGGGCCGGTCACCGGTCACCGGTCACCGGCCGCCGCCCGTTCCGCTTCCCCGCGCGGGGCGGGCGGCGGCCGGTGGGGAACGCTCACGTACATCCTCACTGTCAGCGGGTGATCCAGCCGCGCTCGCAGGCCTGCCAGCCGAGTTGGAGCCGGGTCGACACGCCCGCCAGCTCCATCAGCCCCCGGACCCGCCGCTGCACGGTCCGCAGGCCCAGGCCCAACTGCTTCGCCACGCTCGCGTCCGTCATGCCCGCGAGCAGCAGCGACAGCACCTCCAGGTCCGTCGTGTCCGGTCCCGGCTCCGGCTCCTCCGCCGCGGCGCCGTCCGCCACGCCGAGCCGCAGCGGCACCGCCTCCCGCCACACCGCCTCGAACAGCCCCGTCAGCGCCTCCAGCAGCCCGCTGGCGCGCACCACCAGTGCCGCCGGCTCCGCCTCCCGGCCCGTCAGCGGCACCATCGCCTGCGACCGGTCCGCGACGGCCAACCGCGTCGGCACCCGGTCCGCCACCCGCACCCGTCCGCTCCCGCGCAGCGCCTCCGCCAGCCCCGCCACGCCGCCCGGCCGCTCCAGCACCTCCCGCGCCACCACGACCCGGCAGGACACGCCCCGCTTCACGCCGTTCTCCGGGGCCGTCGGCACCGGCCCCCCCGTCACCAGGGCGCACAGCTCCTTCGACGCGCCCAGCCGGAGCTGCCGGAACCGGTGCGCCACCGCGCTCGCCCCGGTCACCACCTCCACCAGGTCGTGCGCCGTCGGCCGGGACGCCGCCTCCGCGCGGTACTCCTCCATGAGCAGCGCCGCCGCCAGCTCGGCCTGCTCCAGCTCGTGCCGCTGCCGGGACAGCAGC
It includes:
- a CDS encoding helix-turn-helix domain-containing protein, translated to MLGAIGLDEREEAAYRALVALGAAEVADLAHRLALPERETEGALRRLEARGLAGRSSYRTGRWVAAPPTAALGVLLSRQRHELEQAELAAALLMEEYRAEAASRPTAHDLVEVVTGASAVAHRFRQLRLGASKELCALVTGGPVPTAPENGVKRGVSCRVVVAREVLERPGGVAGLAEALRGSGRVRVADRVPTRLAVADRSQAMVPLTGREAEPAALVVRASGLLEALTGLFEAVWREAVPLRLGVADGAAAEEPEPGPDTTDLEVLSLLLAGMTDASVAKQLGLGLRTVQRRVRGLMELAGVSTRLQLGWQACERGWITR